A stretch of DNA from Sandaracinaceae bacterium:
ACGCACGGCGCGCTCTATCGGGTCAGCGACGGTTTCTGTACGCGGGGTCCATGCCGAGGCACGTTCCTGCACAAGCGCACGCTGCGCGAACAGGACGGCGAGGTCTGGCTGCGCGTCGAGTGACCCCGGTCTCTCCAGTGCCCCGGTGTCTCCGGTGCCCCGGTGTCCCTGGTGTCTCCGGGGGCGACGTGTCAGCGACCCTGGCCGAATTGGAGGTCGTGCGTCTCGTGGCCGATGTCGTTGTTGTGGAACTCGGGGCCCACGATGCCCTCGGCCATGGACCAGAGGAGCGCGAACGACAGGCCCAACGTCACGAAGCACAAGCCGATCAGCTTGGGCCCGTTCCAGAACGCATCGGACTTGGCCACGCTCTCGGCGAGGGCGTCAGACATCGGCACGTTGTTGTAGGTCTGCGACATAGTGGACGGGATGTAGACTGGAACTGCCCAGTGGTCAACGGGCGGATGAGCGTTCTTCGCCCCTGTGGCAAGCTGCGCGCGGATGGCCGAGACCGAGACGAGCAACCAGCGCGCGCGTCGCCGCTTCGTCGACGCGGGTTTGTCCCTGGGCGTGTTGCGTTTCGGCGGTCCGCTGGTGGTGGGGATGGTGCTGCACACCCTCTTCAACCTGGTCGACATGTTCATGATCAGTCGCCTGCCCGACTCGAGCGCGGCGCTGGCGGCCCTGGGCCTGTGCGACATGGTGGCGGCCGTCGCGACGATCTTGAGCAACGGGATCGCCACGGCTGCGGTGGCCCTCATCACCCGCCACGTCGGCGCCGGGCACCTGAGCGGAGTCCGTCGGGCCACCTACCAATCGCTCCTGCTCGTCGTCGTCCTGAGCGTCGTCTTCGGCCTGATCGGGTGGTTCGGCAGCGACCTCATCGTGCGGCGACTCATGTTCGCGAAGGGCGACACGGCCGACGTCGCGACGGCCTACCTCGAGGTCATCCTGGGCGGGAGCTTCTCCATCTTTCTGCTGCTGCACCTGACGGCCGTCCTGCGCGCGCTGGGCCACGCCAAGACCGCCACGGTGCTGCTGGTGTCGGGGAACGCGCTGAACGTCCTGCTCAACGTGTTCTTCATCTACGGGGACGGGCCCTCCCCGGAGGTGTTCGCGTGGGGGGCTCCGGTAGCGCGTTTGTTCGGGATCCCGCGGCTGGGCGTGCTCGGCGCCGCGTACGCGACGGTCATCGCCCGCAGCGTCCCGGTGGTCATCGGCCTGTGGCTGCTCGCGCGGCGACGCGGGGGCCCGCGTTTCCACCCTCTCTACCTGCGCCCCAACCCCGCCGTGTTGCGCTCGCTCCTGCGCATCGGGTGGCCCGCCAGCCTGCAGTTGGTGCTGCGCGTCTCCGCGATCCTGGTGTTCATCGCCCTCATCAACGCCGAGTACACCACCATCGCGGACCAGAGCGCGCTGACGGCCTACAGCATCTGCCTGCGGCTCGAGACGATGGCCCTGTTCGTGGGCATGGGCTGGGGGGCGGCCGCCAGCTCGTTCGTGGGAGCGAACCTCGGGGCGGGACACGAAGGGCGGGCCAAGCGCGCGGGGTACATCGCCGCCGGATACAACCTCGCCATGATGCTGGCCTTGGCCGCGCTCTACGTGCGCTACAGCGACGCGCTGCTCGGCATCTTCGACACGACACCCGCCGTGCTCGCCATCGGACACGAGTACCTGAGCATCGTCGCGTTCAGCTACGCGTTCCTCGGCGTGGGAGTGGTGCTCTCCCAGGCCATGACGGGTGCGGGCGCCACCCTCTCCAGCCTCGTCCTCGACGCAGCGTCGCTGCTGGGCGTCATCCTGCCCGCCGCGTATGTCGTCGCGGCCACCCTCGACCTGCCGCGCACCAGCCTCTTCTGGGTCATCTCGCTGGGCAACGTGGGCAGCGCCGTCCTGTACGTCGGCTACTACGGGACCGGGGCGTTCCTGCGCAAGCAGCTGCGCTGACGGCTTGCCCGAATCTCTCTCGCGCGGTACTCCCGGGGCGTGTTGAAACGCATCGAGACGATGAACGGCGCGGCGCTGGACCGCATGCGCGAGTCCTGTCGCCTGGCGGCCGAGTGCTTGGTGATGGTGGGCGACCGCATCCGCGCTGGCATCACCACGGACGAGATCAACACGTGGGTGCACCAGTACTGCCTCGACAACGACGCGCTCCCCGCACCGCTGAACTACAAGGGCTTCCCGAAGAGCGTGTGCACCTCGGTCAACGACTGCGTGTGCCACGGCATCCCAGACGGAACGGTGCTGAAGGACGGCGACATCATCAACGTGGACGTCACCACCATCTTCCCCGCGCTGCACGGCTACTTCGGGGACACCAGCGTCACGTTCTACATCGGTGAGCCCTCCGAGGAGGCCAAGCTGGTGACCGAGGTGGCGCGGCGCGGGCTGGAGCTGGGCATCGAGCAGGTGAAGCACGGCGCGGCGATCGGCGACATCGGGGCCGCCATCCACGAATACGCCGACAAGAAGCAGTGCTCGGTGGTGCGCGACTACGTGGGGCACGGTGTGGGGCGCGAGTTCCACATGCCCCCACAGATCCCCCACTATCGGGCCCGGGACGCCGCGGCGCGCCTGAAGATGAAGGCCGGGATGGTCTTCACGATCGAGCCCATGATCAACCTCGGCACGTACGAGACCGAGCTGATGAAGGACCGTTGGACCGTGCTCACCGCCGACCGGAAGCTCAGCGCGCAGTTCGAGCACACGGTGCTCGTCACACGCACGGGCGTCGAGGTGCTCACCGCGCGCTCCAGGCTGGTGAAGCACAGCGAGGACCTACCGTGGTCGGACGTCGGGCCCCTCAGCACCCCCGCTGCGTTCGCCGGCGGCGCCGCGCAACCGGCCGAGGGCTGACGCGTCGGTCATCCATAATTTTCGGACCAACATCGAAGATGGGCTTCGTCGCCCTTCGGGGATTGTGCGGGGGATGCGTTCCCCCTAGGGTGCCGCTCGTGGGCGGGGGACCGAAGGAGGAGAAGCACATGAGGATTCAAACGTTGGGGTTGTTGTTGGCCGTGGGCATGGTGGTTCCGTCCGTAGCGAGCGCCGGGGAATCCCGGGTGGCTGCGGTGTCGATCAACCAGGCAGGTACATCGGCGTCCGGTTCGATGCGCGCGACGCGCGACAACAGCAGCGCGAGCGACCGCATCGGGTGCCTGGTGAGCGCTTTCGAGTATTCGGGCGGCACCGTCAACTACGCGGCGTGCTGGGCGTACCAGGGCACGAGGTCCTTGACGTGCAGCACGACCAACGCAGCGCTGATCGCGGCGGCCGGCACCGTGAGCGAGTCGAGCTTCGTCGAGATTCGCCGCCTGGAGTCCAACCCACTCCGCTGCACCGCCATCGAGGTGGAGAACGACTCGCGCGACCTCCCGTGACTCATGGCGAGGCTTCGTGAACAAGGCATCGTGGCGGTCGCGTTCGGGGCCCTCGGCCTAGCCTTGGGATACGCATGGGGAACGCCCGCGGAGACACCCGAGCCCGTGGCTGCCCAAGCGCCGTCAGCCGAGCTGGCCGAACGGCGACGATGCGTGACAGAGCAGGAGCTCGCGAGCGCGCTGGACGCTCAGCGCATCGCCCTCTTGGCTGGGGTGCGCGCAGAGCTTGACGCCATGCAACCCCTGGCCCCTGCCACACCCCCCACCCTTGCGACCGCATCGGACGCGTCCGATGCGGCACCTGCACCTGTCGACGACGAGCGCATGCGAGCCGCCAACGGAGCGTTGGCCGCGACGCTTGCGGACGCGCAGCGCACAGGCCGCTGGACCGAGGCCGATCGCGTCCGCTTCGGTGAGATGTACCAGCTGGCCTCTCCGCAAGAGCGGGAAGACCGCCTCGCCGCGCTGCTGACCATGCTCCACACTGGCGAGCTGCGCGCGGAGGGCGACGGGCCGCCCATGCGCTGAGTCGCGGCGCCCGCTCAACAGCACCCGGCTAGCCGAGCGCCCGCTCGACAGCACCCGACTAGCCGAGCGCCCGCTCGAGCGCTTCCCGCACGGTCCGCCCACGCAGCTCCACCAACTCACGCGCGACGCGGATCACGGCCGAGACATTCGCGGACTTCGAGTGTCCTGCGAGACGCGGCCGGCACGAGATGGTCACCGTCTCGTACGGCAGGCGTGCCCGCACCACGCGCATGGGGAACTCGAAGTTCAGGAAGAAGGTGTCGGGCTCGAGCTGCTCCGGCACGAAGAGGGCACGACGGAAAAGATAAGGCCCGTCGCTGCGCATCTGGACTCCGTGGATGCCGAGGATCAGCGTCCGCACCCCCCAGCTGAGCACCTTCCGGTGCATTCCATCGTCGCGATCTTCGTAGACGCTGAACACCACCTCGGTGTCGTCTTGCCGCGCTGCCATCAGGGTGCCGATGGCCTCCGGAGCGATCTGCCCGTCGGCGGGGAGGAACGTCACCCAAGACGCGTGGCAAGCCGAGACACCCGTCTTGATGGCCGCGCCGATGCCCCGGTTGCGATCGTGCTCGAGGACGACGTGGGCGCGGCCCGTGAGCGCCTCTCGGGCCAGGGCGGCGGTTCCGTCCGTGGACCCGTCGTCGACGAAGACGAGCTCGGCGTCCGGCACGTGCGCGTCGAGCCAGGCACGCAGCTCCTCGATCACGGGCCGCACGTTCTCGGCCTCGTTGTAGGCCAGCACGATCACGCTGAGCGACGGAGGCGCCTCGACAGGTGCGCTCATGGTCGCACTCTCACCACGCGCGCCGGCACGCCGACGGCCACGGCATACGGGGGCACGTCCTCCGTGACCACGGCCCCCGCGCCTATCTGCGCCCCACGCCCAATCGTGACGCCAGGCAGCACGATGGTCCCCACGCCGAGATCGGCGTCATCCTCGATGACGACCTCGGCGAACGCCAACGGCGCATGGAGGATCGGCACGTCACGCCCCGCCTCCTGGTGGTTGGACGTGATGACGCGCACGCCTGGGCCGATGCCCACGTTGCGCCCCACCCGCAGCCCGCCGGCGCTGTGGAAGAAGCACTGTTGGCCAATCCACGTGCCGTCGCCGATGACCATCGTCGACTTGTAGTAGCCCTTGAGGATGGTCTGGTGCCCTACGTAGACGCGCGCGCCGATTCGCACGTTCTCGGGGTGGAACACCAGGACGCCCGCCTCGAAGAC
This window harbors:
- a CDS encoding MATE family efflux transporter — encoded protein: MAETETSNQRARRRFVDAGLSLGVLRFGGPLVVGMVLHTLFNLVDMFMISRLPDSSAALAALGLCDMVAAVATILSNGIATAAVALITRHVGAGHLSGVRRATYQSLLLVVVLSVVFGLIGWFGSDLIVRRLMFAKGDTADVATAYLEVILGGSFSIFLLLHLTAVLRALGHAKTATVLLVSGNALNVLLNVFFIYGDGPSPEVFAWGAPVARLFGIPRLGVLGAAYATVIARSVPVVIGLWLLARRRGGPRFHPLYLRPNPAVLRSLLRIGWPASLQLVLRVSAILVFIALINAEYTTIADQSALTAYSICLRLETMALFVGMGWGAAASSFVGANLGAGHEGRAKRAGYIAAGYNLAMMLALAALYVRYSDALLGIFDTTPAVLAIGHEYLSIVAFSYAFLGVGVVLSQAMTGAGATLSSLVLDAASLLGVILPAAYVVAATLDLPRTSLFWVISLGNVGSAVLYVGYYGTGAFLRKQLR
- the map gene encoding type I methionyl aminopeptidase; its protein translation is MNGAALDRMRESCRLAAECLVMVGDRIRAGITTDEINTWVHQYCLDNDALPAPLNYKGFPKSVCTSVNDCVCHGIPDGTVLKDGDIINVDVTTIFPALHGYFGDTSVTFYIGEPSEEAKLVTEVARRGLELGIEQVKHGAAIGDIGAAIHEYADKKQCSVVRDYVGHGVGREFHMPPQIPHYRARDAAARLKMKAGMVFTIEPMINLGTYETELMKDRWTVLTADRKLSAQFEHTVLVTRTGVEVLTARSRLVKHSEDLPWSDVGPLSTPAAFAGGAAQPAEG
- a CDS encoding glycosyltransferase family 2 protein, which gives rise to MSAPVEAPPSLSVIVLAYNEAENVRPVIEELRAWLDAHVPDAELVFVDDGSTDGTAALAREALTGRAHVVLEHDRNRGIGAAIKTGVSACHASWVTFLPADGQIAPEAIGTLMAARQDDTEVVFSVYEDRDDGMHRKVLSWGVRTLILGIHGVQMRSDGPYLFRRALFVPEQLEPDTFFLNFEFPMRVVRARLPYETVTISCRPRLAGHSKSANVSAVIRVARELVELRGRTVREALERALG
- a CDS encoding acyltransferase encodes the protein MSNAAPPPGPRSHGSGEFAPEDLAACGEGCVFEAGVLVFHPENVRIGARVYVGHQTILKGYYKSTMVIGDGTWIGQQCFFHSAGGLRVGRNVGIGPGVRVITSNHQEAGRDVPILHAPLAFAEVVIEDDADLGVGTIVLPGVTIGRGAQIGAGAVVTEDVPPYAVAVGVPARVVRVRP